A genomic region of Jeotgalibaca ciconiae contains the following coding sequences:
- a CDS encoding DUF1659 domain-containing protein gives MIKQWEEANLELYFNDFENEKEIKQNFNNLKEDVTPEQVGAFQDAISGLVDLPEMHAIVVEKHRYLKA, from the coding sequence ATGATTAAACAATGGGAAGAAGCAAATTTAGAGCTGTACTTTAATGATTTTGAGAACGAAAAAGAAATTAAGCAAAACTTCAATAACTTGAAAGAAGATGTTACACCGGAACAAGTTGGCGCATTTCAAGATGCTATTTCAGGATTGGTTGATTTACCTGAAATGCATGCAATTGTTGTAGAAAAACATCGCTACCTAAAAGCGTAA